A genomic segment from Daphnia carinata strain CSIRO-1 chromosome 1, CSIRO_AGI_Dcar_HiC_V3, whole genome shotgun sequence encodes:
- the LOC130692428 gene encoding polycomb protein Sfmbt-like isoform X1, producing the protein MGLASNGVSKVVKQTTSLDESTKSAEFLLVSHSHYEDSDGEDANHPGSKKIKPVDGLVLKTPIAFQKDSDLDMIPIRKEGMAVCEKCGAIGVKHSFYTKERRFCSQACAKSFNESPHMSSTNSEKRFNLLPGQQPTNRKLGQPTEDIHVYSNKKRLLLAKETAGPDKDKYGFDWVEMLTEPGFVTPPIACFRHSPLCDTWSSDVSVGMKVEVENTDTRQSTGSNDPQSYWVASVISLMGYKALLRYEGFGTDDSKDFWVNLAAEDVHPVGWCASKGKPLIPPRTIQDKYTEWREFLVKRLTGARSLPNQFHVRVLEACRSRFRVGMTVELIDRNRLSSIKVAVIDMIVGRRLFLRYEGSVPDEMGFCCHEESSLIHPVGWAYTVGHHIDALPSYLERCARKAYLPNDATPELFNEMKQTSGNGTHKFKEGMKLEAVDPLNLDNICVATVVKVLRHGYLMVRIDRQEFDANGDQIDDPGVFCYHSSSACIAPPGFCETNAIALKPPENYEGRFRWGDYLRQTKATAAPESLFVSRDESLPQIRVGMRVEAADLMDPRLVCVATFAQVAGRLVRIHFDGWSDDFDQWMDVSSAEIYPVGWCELAGYRLETPIAPVVAPVAKKGRKPGRGGRGKSRGGGRHSGRPPSSTTPSLGVTKRERSPSTDSSKPLRGKAAKLVPASIKKSQESPRSLRSRGGQNQNCPSPADEAPTAIQNQYQRSSRRKTDTEDADISNSSFGSPTNESWKSGSVPSSSAIVQKVQENGSTGESKDGSGKRIPRLIDVSAANRREALSGIAPLEWNSEDVAQFLRINDCTAYCDTFTKASVDGPGLLSLSKDQVLKLTNMKLGPSVKIFDLVSQLKSKVGSVPNSRQQTVTN; encoded by the exons ATGGGTCTTGCGTCTAATGGTGTCAGTAAAGTTGTCAAACAGACCACCAGTTTAGACGA GTCAACCAAATCGGCTGAATTTCTTCTGGTCTCCCATTCACATTATGAAGATTCTGACGGGGAAGATGCCAATCATCCTGGCTCTAA AAAAATTAAGCCTGTTGATGGCCTAGTTCTCAAGACACCTATAGCCTTTCAAAAGGACTCGGACCTGGATATGATCCCAATCCGTAAAGAGGGAATGGCAGTTTGTGAAAAGTGCGGAGCAATCGGCGTTAAACATTCGTTCTACACTAAGGAGAGAAGATTTTGTAGTCAAGCGTGTGCTAAAAGTTTCAACGAAAGCCCGCACATGAGTTCTACCAATTCAG AAAAACGTTTCAATCTGCTACCCGGCCAGCAACCGACCAACAGAAAGTTGGGCCAACCAACTGAAGACATTCATGtatattcaaacaaaaagcgaTTGTTGCTGGCCAAAGAAACAGCTGGACCGGACAAAGACAA ATATGGATTCGATTGGGTAGAAATGCTTACGGAGCCGGGTTTCGTGACACCACCCATCGCCTGCTTCCGTCATTCTCCATTATGTGATACCTGGTCTTCAGATGTTAGCGTTGGCATGAAG GTCGAGGTTGAAAACACAGATACCCGACAGTCTACGGGCAGTAATGATCCACAATCATATTGGGTGGCATCTGTCATTAGTTTGATGGGTTACAAAGCCCTACTTCGCTATGAAGGTTTTGGCACCGACGATTCGAAAGATTTTTGGGTCAATCTTGCAGCCGAAGACGTGCATCCAGTTGGTTGGTGTGCTTCTAAAGGCAAGCCGCTCATTCCACCACGTACGATCCAG GACAAATACACCGAATGGCGAGAATTCTTGGTTAAACGATTGACAGGTGCCCGTTCATTGCCTAACCAATTTCACGTTCGAGTGCTTGAGGCTTGTAGGTCGCGTTTCCGAGTAGGAATGACTGTCGAACTCATAGATCGCAATCGCCTGTCTAGC ATCAAAGTAGCTGTCATTGACATGATTGTTGGTCGTCGGCTGTTCCTCCGTTACGAAGGCTCGGTTCCGGACGAAATGGGGTTTTGCTGTCATGAAGAATCCAGTCTAATCCATCCAGTTGGCTGGGCTTATACAGTCGGACATCACATCGATGCCTTGCCAAGTTACCTTGAACGATGTGCCAGAAAGGCGTATTTGCCCAATGATGCCACACCCGAATTATTCAACGAGATGAAACAGACATCTGGCAATGGAACTCATAAATTTAAAGAAGGCATGAAGTTAGAGGCGGTTGATCCACTCAACTTGGATAACATTTGTGTTGCAACTGTGGTCAAAGTCTTGCGGCATGGATACTTGATGGTTCGCATTGATCGACAAGAGTTTGATGCCAATGGTGACCAGATTGATGACCCCGGCGTATTCTGTTACCATTCGAGTTCCGCTTGTATCGCACCGCCTGGATTTTGCGAAACCAACGCCATCGCCTTAAAACCGCCAGAGAATTACGAAGGACGTTTTCGCTGGGGTGATTACTTACGCCAAACCAAAGCTACTGCTGCACCAGAATCCCTTTTTGTCAGTCGAGACGAGAGCTTGCCACAGATACGTGTTGGCATGAGAGTCGAGGCGGCCGATTTGATGGATCCACGTTTAGTCTGTGTTGCTACGTTTGCACAAGTTGCGGGCAGGCTCGTTAGAATTCACTTTGACGGTTGGAGTGATGACTTTGATCAATGGATGGATGTGTCTTCGGCCGAGATCTATCCAGTTGGTTGGTGTGAGTTGGCCGGCTACCGCCTTGAAACACCCATTGCACCTG TTGTGGCACCAGTCGCCAAGAAAGGCAGGAAACCAGGAAGAGGTGGAAGAGGGAAATCGAGAGGAGGTGGACGACACAGTGGTAGACCTCCGAGTTCGACTACACCTTCTCTCGGCGTCACTAAAAGAGAAAGGTCACCATCCACGGATTCTTCCAAGCCTCTTCGCGGCAAAGCCGCAAAACTTGTTCCCGCATCGATAAAAAAATCTCAGGAAAGTCCAAGGAGTCTACGTTCTCGTGGTggccaaaatcaaaattgtcCCTCACCGGCTGATGAAGCCCCTACTGCCATTCAAAACCAGTACCAACGGTCAAGCAGACGGAAAACAGATACCGAAGATGCAGATATTAGCAATTCGAGTTTCGGTAGTCCCACGAATGAGTCTTGGAAGTCCGGTTCGGTGCCGTCATCCTCAGCAATTGTCCAAAAAGTCCAAGAAAATGGCTCAACAGGAGAATCTAAAGATGGCAGTGGAAAACGGATTCCTAGACTTATTGACGTTTCCGCAGCTAATCGACGAGAAGCTCTTTCCGGTATCGCTCCTCTTGAATGGAATTCTGAAGATGTGGCTCAATTCTTGAGAATCAATGACTGCACTGCCTACTGCGATACATTTACCAAAGCG tcGGTGGACGGCCCCGGACTTCTATCACTGAGCAAAGACCAGGTGTTAAAGCTGACAAACATGAAATTGGGACCGTCGGTCAAGATCTTCGACCTTGTCAGCCAACTTAAATCAAAAGTTGGCTCCGTTCCCAACTCTCGTCAACAAACTGTTACCAATTAG
- the LOC130692428 gene encoding polycomb protein Sfmbt-like isoform X3, producing the protein MIPIRKEGMAVCEKCGAIGVKHSFYTKERRFCSQACAKSFNESPHMSSTNSEKRFNLLPGQQPTNRKLGQPTEDIHVYSNKKRLLLAKETAGPDKDKYGFDWVEMLTEPGFVTPPIACFRHSPLCDTWSSDVSVGMKVEVENTDTRQSTGSNDPQSYWVASVISLMGYKALLRYEGFGTDDSKDFWVNLAAEDVHPVGWCASKGKPLIPPRTIQDKYTEWREFLVKRLTGARSLPNQFHVRVLEACRSRFRVGMTVELIDRNRLSSIKVAVIDMIVGRRLFLRYEGSVPDEMGFCCHEESSLIHPVGWAYTVGHHIDALPSYLERCARKAYLPNDATPELFNEMKQTSGNGTHKFKEGMKLEAVDPLNLDNICVATVVKVLRHGYLMVRIDRQEFDANGDQIDDPGVFCYHSSSACIAPPGFCETNAIALKPPENYEGRFRWGDYLRQTKATAAPESLFVSRDESLPQIRVGMRVEAADLMDPRLVCVATFAQVAGRLVRIHFDGWSDDFDQWMDVSSAEIYPVGWCELAGYRLETPIAPVVAPVAKKGRKPGRGGRGKSRGGGRHSGRPPSSTTPSLGVTKRERSPSTDSSKPLRGKAAKLVPASIKKSQESPRSLRSRGGQNQNCPSPADEAPTAIQNQYQRSSRRKTDTEDADISNSSFGSPTNESWKSGSVPSSSAIVQKVQENGSTGESKDGSGKRIPRLIDVSAANRREALSGIAPLEWNSEDVAQFLRINDCTAYCDTFTKASVDGPGLLSLSKDQVLKLTNMKLGPSVKIFDLVSQLKSKVGSVPNSRQQTVTN; encoded by the exons ATGATCCCAATCCGTAAAGAGGGAATGGCAGTTTGTGAAAAGTGCGGAGCAATCGGCGTTAAACATTCGTTCTACACTAAGGAGAGAAGATTTTGTAGTCAAGCGTGTGCTAAAAGTTTCAACGAAAGCCCGCACATGAGTTCTACCAATTCAG AAAAACGTTTCAATCTGCTACCCGGCCAGCAACCGACCAACAGAAAGTTGGGCCAACCAACTGAAGACATTCATGtatattcaaacaaaaagcgaTTGTTGCTGGCCAAAGAAACAGCTGGACCGGACAAAGACAA ATATGGATTCGATTGGGTAGAAATGCTTACGGAGCCGGGTTTCGTGACACCACCCATCGCCTGCTTCCGTCATTCTCCATTATGTGATACCTGGTCTTCAGATGTTAGCGTTGGCATGAAG GTCGAGGTTGAAAACACAGATACCCGACAGTCTACGGGCAGTAATGATCCACAATCATATTGGGTGGCATCTGTCATTAGTTTGATGGGTTACAAAGCCCTACTTCGCTATGAAGGTTTTGGCACCGACGATTCGAAAGATTTTTGGGTCAATCTTGCAGCCGAAGACGTGCATCCAGTTGGTTGGTGTGCTTCTAAAGGCAAGCCGCTCATTCCACCACGTACGATCCAG GACAAATACACCGAATGGCGAGAATTCTTGGTTAAACGATTGACAGGTGCCCGTTCATTGCCTAACCAATTTCACGTTCGAGTGCTTGAGGCTTGTAGGTCGCGTTTCCGAGTAGGAATGACTGTCGAACTCATAGATCGCAATCGCCTGTCTAGC ATCAAAGTAGCTGTCATTGACATGATTGTTGGTCGTCGGCTGTTCCTCCGTTACGAAGGCTCGGTTCCGGACGAAATGGGGTTTTGCTGTCATGAAGAATCCAGTCTAATCCATCCAGTTGGCTGGGCTTATACAGTCGGACATCACATCGATGCCTTGCCAAGTTACCTTGAACGATGTGCCAGAAAGGCGTATTTGCCCAATGATGCCACACCCGAATTATTCAACGAGATGAAACAGACATCTGGCAATGGAACTCATAAATTTAAAGAAGGCATGAAGTTAGAGGCGGTTGATCCACTCAACTTGGATAACATTTGTGTTGCAACTGTGGTCAAAGTCTTGCGGCATGGATACTTGATGGTTCGCATTGATCGACAAGAGTTTGATGCCAATGGTGACCAGATTGATGACCCCGGCGTATTCTGTTACCATTCGAGTTCCGCTTGTATCGCACCGCCTGGATTTTGCGAAACCAACGCCATCGCCTTAAAACCGCCAGAGAATTACGAAGGACGTTTTCGCTGGGGTGATTACTTACGCCAAACCAAAGCTACTGCTGCACCAGAATCCCTTTTTGTCAGTCGAGACGAGAGCTTGCCACAGATACGTGTTGGCATGAGAGTCGAGGCGGCCGATTTGATGGATCCACGTTTAGTCTGTGTTGCTACGTTTGCACAAGTTGCGGGCAGGCTCGTTAGAATTCACTTTGACGGTTGGAGTGATGACTTTGATCAATGGATGGATGTGTCTTCGGCCGAGATCTATCCAGTTGGTTGGTGTGAGTTGGCCGGCTACCGCCTTGAAACACCCATTGCACCTG TTGTGGCACCAGTCGCCAAGAAAGGCAGGAAACCAGGAAGAGGTGGAAGAGGGAAATCGAGAGGAGGTGGACGACACAGTGGTAGACCTCCGAGTTCGACTACACCTTCTCTCGGCGTCACTAAAAGAGAAAGGTCACCATCCACGGATTCTTCCAAGCCTCTTCGCGGCAAAGCCGCAAAACTTGTTCCCGCATCGATAAAAAAATCTCAGGAAAGTCCAAGGAGTCTACGTTCTCGTGGTggccaaaatcaaaattgtcCCTCACCGGCTGATGAAGCCCCTACTGCCATTCAAAACCAGTACCAACGGTCAAGCAGACGGAAAACAGATACCGAAGATGCAGATATTAGCAATTCGAGTTTCGGTAGTCCCACGAATGAGTCTTGGAAGTCCGGTTCGGTGCCGTCATCCTCAGCAATTGTCCAAAAAGTCCAAGAAAATGGCTCAACAGGAGAATCTAAAGATGGCAGTGGAAAACGGATTCCTAGACTTATTGACGTTTCCGCAGCTAATCGACGAGAAGCTCTTTCCGGTATCGCTCCTCTTGAATGGAATTCTGAAGATGTGGCTCAATTCTTGAGAATCAATGACTGCACTGCCTACTGCGATACATTTACCAAAGCG tcGGTGGACGGCCCCGGACTTCTATCACTGAGCAAAGACCAGGTGTTAAAGCTGACAAACATGAAATTGGGACCGTCGGTCAAGATCTTCGACCTTGTCAGCCAACTTAAATCAAAAGTTGGCTCCGTTCCCAACTCTCGTCAACAAACTGTTACCAATTAG
- the LOC130692428 gene encoding polycomb protein Sfmbt-like isoform X2, with protein sequence MGLASNGVSKVVKQTTSLDESTKSAEFLLVSHSHYEDSDGEDANHPGSKKIKPVDGLVLKTPIAFQKDSDLDMIPIRKEGMAVCEKCGAIGVKHSFYTKERRFCSQACAKSFNESPHMSSTNSEKRFNLLPGQQPTNRKLGQPTEDIHVYSNKKRLLLAKETAGPDKDKYGFDWVEMLTEPGFVTPPIACFRHSPLCDTWSSDVSVGMKVEVENTDTRQSTGSNDPQSYWVASVISLMGYKALLRYEGFGTDDSKDFWVNLAAEDVHPVGWCASKGKPLIPPRTIQDKYTEWREFLVKRLTGARSLPNQFHVRVLEACRSRFRVGMTVELIDRNRLSSIKVAVIDMIVGRRLFLRYEGSVPDEMGFCCHEESSLIHPVGWAYTVGHHIDALPSYLERCARKAYLPNDATPELFNEMKQTSGNGTHKFKEGMKLEAVDPLNLDNICVATVVKVLRHGYLMVRIDRQEFDANGDQIDDPGVFCYHSSSACIAPPGFCETNAIALKPPENYEGRFRWGDYLRQTKATAAPESLFVSRDESLPQIRVGMRVEAADLMDPRLVCVATFAQVAGRLVRIHFDGWSDDFDQWMDVSSAEIYPVGWCELAGYRLETPIAPVVAPVAKKGRKPGRGGRGKSRGGGRHSGRPPSSTTPSLGVTKRERSPSTDSSKPLRGKAAKLVPASIKKSQESPRSLRSRGGQNQNCPSPADEAPTAIQNQYQRSSRRKTDTEDADISNSSFGSPTNESWKSGSVPSSSAIVQKVQENGSTGESKDGSGKRIPRLIDVSAANRREALSGIAPLEWNSEDVAQFLRINDCTAYCDTFTKASVDGPGLLSLSKDQVLKLTNMKLGPSVKIFDLVSQLKSKK encoded by the exons ATGGGTCTTGCGTCTAATGGTGTCAGTAAAGTTGTCAAACAGACCACCAGTTTAGACGA GTCAACCAAATCGGCTGAATTTCTTCTGGTCTCCCATTCACATTATGAAGATTCTGACGGGGAAGATGCCAATCATCCTGGCTCTAA AAAAATTAAGCCTGTTGATGGCCTAGTTCTCAAGACACCTATAGCCTTTCAAAAGGACTCGGACCTGGATATGATCCCAATCCGTAAAGAGGGAATGGCAGTTTGTGAAAAGTGCGGAGCAATCGGCGTTAAACATTCGTTCTACACTAAGGAGAGAAGATTTTGTAGTCAAGCGTGTGCTAAAAGTTTCAACGAAAGCCCGCACATGAGTTCTACCAATTCAG AAAAACGTTTCAATCTGCTACCCGGCCAGCAACCGACCAACAGAAAGTTGGGCCAACCAACTGAAGACATTCATGtatattcaaacaaaaagcgaTTGTTGCTGGCCAAAGAAACAGCTGGACCGGACAAAGACAA ATATGGATTCGATTGGGTAGAAATGCTTACGGAGCCGGGTTTCGTGACACCACCCATCGCCTGCTTCCGTCATTCTCCATTATGTGATACCTGGTCTTCAGATGTTAGCGTTGGCATGAAG GTCGAGGTTGAAAACACAGATACCCGACAGTCTACGGGCAGTAATGATCCACAATCATATTGGGTGGCATCTGTCATTAGTTTGATGGGTTACAAAGCCCTACTTCGCTATGAAGGTTTTGGCACCGACGATTCGAAAGATTTTTGGGTCAATCTTGCAGCCGAAGACGTGCATCCAGTTGGTTGGTGTGCTTCTAAAGGCAAGCCGCTCATTCCACCACGTACGATCCAG GACAAATACACCGAATGGCGAGAATTCTTGGTTAAACGATTGACAGGTGCCCGTTCATTGCCTAACCAATTTCACGTTCGAGTGCTTGAGGCTTGTAGGTCGCGTTTCCGAGTAGGAATGACTGTCGAACTCATAGATCGCAATCGCCTGTCTAGC ATCAAAGTAGCTGTCATTGACATGATTGTTGGTCGTCGGCTGTTCCTCCGTTACGAAGGCTCGGTTCCGGACGAAATGGGGTTTTGCTGTCATGAAGAATCCAGTCTAATCCATCCAGTTGGCTGGGCTTATACAGTCGGACATCACATCGATGCCTTGCCAAGTTACCTTGAACGATGTGCCAGAAAGGCGTATTTGCCCAATGATGCCACACCCGAATTATTCAACGAGATGAAACAGACATCTGGCAATGGAACTCATAAATTTAAAGAAGGCATGAAGTTAGAGGCGGTTGATCCACTCAACTTGGATAACATTTGTGTTGCAACTGTGGTCAAAGTCTTGCGGCATGGATACTTGATGGTTCGCATTGATCGACAAGAGTTTGATGCCAATGGTGACCAGATTGATGACCCCGGCGTATTCTGTTACCATTCGAGTTCCGCTTGTATCGCACCGCCTGGATTTTGCGAAACCAACGCCATCGCCTTAAAACCGCCAGAGAATTACGAAGGACGTTTTCGCTGGGGTGATTACTTACGCCAAACCAAAGCTACTGCTGCACCAGAATCCCTTTTTGTCAGTCGAGACGAGAGCTTGCCACAGATACGTGTTGGCATGAGAGTCGAGGCGGCCGATTTGATGGATCCACGTTTAGTCTGTGTTGCTACGTTTGCACAAGTTGCGGGCAGGCTCGTTAGAATTCACTTTGACGGTTGGAGTGATGACTTTGATCAATGGATGGATGTGTCTTCGGCCGAGATCTATCCAGTTGGTTGGTGTGAGTTGGCCGGCTACCGCCTTGAAACACCCATTGCACCTG TTGTGGCACCAGTCGCCAAGAAAGGCAGGAAACCAGGAAGAGGTGGAAGAGGGAAATCGAGAGGAGGTGGACGACACAGTGGTAGACCTCCGAGTTCGACTACACCTTCTCTCGGCGTCACTAAAAGAGAAAGGTCACCATCCACGGATTCTTCCAAGCCTCTTCGCGGCAAAGCCGCAAAACTTGTTCCCGCATCGATAAAAAAATCTCAGGAAAGTCCAAGGAGTCTACGTTCTCGTGGTggccaaaatcaaaattgtcCCTCACCGGCTGATGAAGCCCCTACTGCCATTCAAAACCAGTACCAACGGTCAAGCAGACGGAAAACAGATACCGAAGATGCAGATATTAGCAATTCGAGTTTCGGTAGTCCCACGAATGAGTCTTGGAAGTCCGGTTCGGTGCCGTCATCCTCAGCAATTGTCCAAAAAGTCCAAGAAAATGGCTCAACAGGAGAATCTAAAGATGGCAGTGGAAAACGGATTCCTAGACTTATTGACGTTTCCGCAGCTAATCGACGAGAAGCTCTTTCCGGTATCGCTCCTCTTGAATGGAATTCTGAAGATGTGGCTCAATTCTTGAGAATCAATGACTGCACTGCCTACTGCGATACATTTACCAAAGCG tcGGTGGACGGCCCCGGACTTCTATCACTGAGCAAAGACCAGGTGTTAAAGCTGACAAACATGAAATTGGGACCGTCGGTCAAGATCTTCGACCTTGTCAGCCAACTTAAATCAAAA AAATGA